From a region of the Rhodoflexus caldus genome:
- the pyrH gene encoding UMP kinase has translation MKYKRILLKLSGEALMGEQKFGIDSERLGQYTQEIKKVVDAGIQVAIVIGGGNIYRGIQAEKSGIDRVQGDHMGMLATLINSMALQSALEKIGVQTRLMSAIQMQQLCEPYIRRRAVRHLEKGRVVIFGAGTGNPFFTTDSAASLRAIEIEADVVLKGTRVDGVYTADPEKNPDAQRYNNISFDEVYAKGLNVMDMTAFTLCKENNLPIIVFDMNMPGNLLRLVQGAEVGTLIS, from the coding sequence ATGAAATACAAGCGTATCCTCCTCAAATTGAGCGGAGAAGCCCTGATGGGCGAACAAAAGTTCGGCATTGATTCCGAACGCCTCGGACAATACACGCAGGAAATAAAAAAAGTAGTAGATGCAGGCATTCAAGTTGCCATTGTTATTGGGGGGGGGAATATTTACAGAGGTATTCAGGCTGAAAAATCGGGAATAGACCGCGTACAGGGCGACCATATGGGTATGCTGGCAACGCTGATTAACAGCATGGCACTGCAAAGCGCATTAGAAAAAATCGGCGTACAGACCCGCCTGATGTCTGCCATTCAAATGCAGCAACTCTGTGAACCGTACATTCGCCGCCGTGCTGTGCGCCACTTAGAAAAAGGTCGCGTAGTGATTTTTGGTGCCGGAACAGGCAACCCCTTCTTTACTACTGACTCGGCAGCCAGCCTCCGTGCCATTGAAATTGAGGCTGATGTGGTACTCAAAGGCACACGCGTAGATGGTGTGTACACAGCCGACCCCGAAAAAAACCCTGATGCACAGCGCTACAACAACATCTCTTTTGACGAAGTGTATGCCAAAGGGCTGAATGTGATGGATATGACCGCCTTCACGCTTTGCAAAGAGAACAACCTGCCCATTATTGTATTTGACATGAATATGCCCGGCAACCTGCTCCGGTTAGTACAGGGCGCAGAAGTCGGAACACTCATTTCTTAG
- a CDS encoding acetyl-CoA hydrolase/transferase family protein, whose protein sequence is MLHFTSPQEAVSCIQSGHCVFVHSAAMTPQTLVAAMVAEAPRLQNVKVIHIHTEGNADYAKREMRGSFQTFACFTGGNMRQAVNDGTADYIPVFLSDVPTLFRNKIWPVDVALVQVSPPDRHGYCSLGVSVDVSLAAVQTAKYIIAEVNPNVPRTHGEGSLHMSRIHAAIESHVPIYEPKPRQLSDTDRKIGKLVAELVEDGATLQMGIGSIPDAVLAELIHHKDLGIHTEMFSDGLMDLVFRGVVTGRLKNSMREKIVSSFALGSRRLYDFIHDNPTIQMRDAGFTNNTFVIARNPKVTAINSAIEIDITGQVCADSIGNQQFSGVGGQMDFIRGAALSEGGKPIIAMPSITAKGESKIVTYLKPGASVTTTRAHVHYVVTENGVANLFGKSRRQRAVELIRIAHPMHQEQLEREAYEWLKRL, encoded by the coding sequence ATGCTTCATTTTACCTCACCACAGGAAGCGGTTTCCTGCATTCAATCCGGCCATTGTGTGTTTGTACACAGCGCCGCCATGACCCCGCAAACGCTCGTTGCCGCTATGGTAGCCGAAGCACCGCGCCTGCAAAACGTCAAAGTTATTCACATCCATACCGAAGGGAATGCCGACTACGCCAAACGCGAAATGCGCGGCAGTTTCCAAACCTTCGCCTGTTTTACGGGCGGCAATATGCGGCAGGCAGTCAATGACGGCACGGCGGACTATATCCCCGTGTTTCTGAGCGATGTGCCGACGCTTTTCCGCAACAAAATATGGCCGGTGGATGTGGCACTGGTGCAAGTTTCGCCACCCGACCGACACGGCTATTGCAGCCTCGGTGTTTCGGTAGATGTGAGCTTGGCTGCGGTGCAAACGGCTAAATACATCATTGCAGAGGTGAACCCGAACGTGCCACGTACCCACGGCGAAGGTTCGCTGCACATGAGCCGCATCCATGCTGCCATAGAAAGCCACGTACCGATTTATGAACCCAAGCCGCGGCAACTTTCCGATACCGACCGCAAAATCGGCAAATTGGTTGCTGAATTGGTGGAAGACGGCGCAACGCTGCAAATGGGCATCGGCAGCATCCCCGATGCGGTGCTGGCAGAGCTGATTCACCACAAGGATTTGGGCATCCATACCGAAATGTTTTCCGACGGGCTGATGGATTTGGTATTTCGCGGCGTAGTTACGGGCAGGCTGAAAAACAGTATGCGCGAAAAAATCGTATCCTCGTTTGCGCTGGGCAGCCGCCGCCTCTACGATTTCATACACGACAACCCTACGATTCAGATGCGCGACGCGGGCTTTACGAACAACACGTTTGTGATAGCCCGCAACCCCAAAGTAACGGCAATTAACAGCGCCATTGAAATTGACATCACAGGGCAAGTATGTGCGGATTCCATTGGTAATCAGCAATTTTCGGGCGTAGGCGGACAGATGGACTTCATCCGCGGGGCTGCCCTTTCCGAAGGCGGCAAACCAATTATCGCCATGCCTTCCATCACTGCCAAAGGCGAAAGCAAGATTGTTACCTACCTCAAACCCGGCGCTTCGGTTACGACCACGCGGGCGCACGTGCACTATGTAGTTACGGAAAACGGCGTTGCCAACCTGTTCGGCAAGAGCCGCCGCCAGCGTGCCGTTGAACTCATCCGCATTGCACACCCCATGCATCAGGAGCAATTGGAACGGGAAGCCTACGAATGGCTCAAAAGGCTGTAA
- a CDS encoding outer membrane lipoprotein-sorting protein, with the protein MKLLACILFFALPWALAAQPLTAETIVRRADSVMRGQTMQTEIIINTIRPAWKRSMELKAWAKGTDFSMILITSPARDKGITFLKRKKEVWNWHPSLERIIKLPPSMMSQSWMGTDFTNDDLVKESSIVNDYQHTLLGDTLLQDRKCYIVQMVPKPQTAVVWGKIIACIDQQHYMELHSRFYDEEGVLINVMNGYEPKLMDGRLIPTHIEMIPMDKKNQKTEMIYKSVRYNQPIDDNFFTTEKMKSIR; encoded by the coding sequence ATGAAGCTGCTTGCCTGTATCCTATTTTTTGCGCTTCCGTGGGCTTTGGCTGCGCAGCCGCTGACCGCAGAAACCATCGTGCGCCGGGCAGATTCGGTCATGCGGGGGCAAACCATGCAGACCGAAATCATCATCAATACCATCCGACCCGCGTGGAAACGCAGCATGGAACTCAAAGCATGGGCAAAGGGAACGGATTTTTCCATGATTCTTATCACCTCACCTGCCCGCGACAAAGGCATTACTTTTTTGAAGCGGAAAAAGGAAGTCTGGAACTGGCATCCGTCGCTGGAACGCATCATCAAACTGCCGCCTTCCATGATGAGCCAAAGCTGGATGGGCACGGATTTTACCAACGACGATTTGGTCAAAGAGTCATCCATCGTGAATGATTATCAGCATACCTTGCTGGGCGATACGCTGCTGCAAGACCGCAAATGCTATATCGTGCAGATGGTTCCCAAACCGCAAACCGCCGTTGTCTGGGGTAAAATCATTGCCTGCATTGACCAACAGCACTACATGGAACTGCATTCGCGGTTCTATGACGAAGAGGGCGTACTCATCAACGTGATGAACGGCTACGAGCCCAAGCTCATGGACGGACGGCTGATTCCTACGCACATAGAAATGATTCCGATGGACAAGAAAAATCAGAAAACCGAAATGATTTACAAGTCAGTGCGCTACAATCAACCGATTGACGATAATTTTTTTACTACTGAAAAAATGAAATCCATCCGATAA
- a CDS encoding putative toxin-antitoxin system toxin component, PIN family, with translation MQKIVIDTNVIVSSLIQRSYPYRIIYELFIDDKFLLCVSEELMSEYYEVLSRPKFTRFPDFFGKAESLLVDIELKAKKFTPKERVDLISDKDDNMILELASECEADFIITGNTNDFTFFTYRNTKIVSPKDYWENYLPE, from the coding sequence ATGCAAAAAATCGTCATTGACACGAATGTTATTGTTTCTTCGCTCATTCAACGGAGCTATCCTTATAGAATCATCTACGAATTATTTATAGATGACAAATTCCTGCTGTGTGTTTCAGAGGAATTGATGTCAGAGTATTATGAAGTATTATCAAGACCTAAGTTTACGAGATTCCCTGATTTTTTTGGCAAGGCAGAAAGTCTGCTTGTAGACATTGAATTAAAGGCAAAGAAATTTACACCAAAAGAAAGAGTTGACCTTATTTCTGATAAGGACGATAATATGATTTTGGAACTTGCAAGTGAATGTGAAGCTGATTTCATAATCACAGGTAATACCAATGACTTTACTTTTTTTACTTACAGAAATACTAAGATTGTAAGTCCCAAAGATTATTGGGAAAACTATTTGCCGGAATAA
- the frr gene encoding ribosome recycling factor — MEEINMYLDDAAESMEKAVKHTQQEFTKIRAGKATPSMLDGLYVNYYGSNSPIGQVANINTTDARTIVIKPWEKSMLFEIEKAIKNSDLGVNPTNDGEVVRIVLPPLSEERRRALVKQAKNEAENGKISIRNIRKDTNESLRKLVKEGVPEDDVKKAETKVQNLTDKFIKQIDDLLELKEKDIMTV; from the coding sequence ATGGAAGAGATTAATATGTATCTGGACGACGCTGCCGAATCAATGGAAAAGGCGGTCAAACATACGCAACAGGAGTTCACTAAAATCCGTGCAGGCAAGGCAACTCCTTCCATGCTGGATGGCCTCTATGTGAACTACTATGGCTCTAATTCTCCTATCGGACAGGTGGCAAACATCAACACCACAGATGCGCGCACCATTGTGATTAAGCCATGGGAAAAGTCCATGTTGTTTGAAATTGAAAAAGCCATTAAAAACAGCGACTTGGGCGTAAACCCCACCAACGACGGTGAAGTGGTACGTATCGTGCTCCCGCCGTTGAGCGAAGAACGCCGCCGTGCATTGGTAAAACAAGCTAAAAACGAAGCCGAAAACGGCAAAATCAGCATCCGCAATATCCGCAAGGACACCAACGAAAGTCTCCGCAAGCTGGTAAAAGAGGGAGTACCCGAGGACGATGTGAAAAAAGCGGAAACCAAAGTGCAAAACCTCACCGACAAGTTCATCAAGCAAATTGACGACCTGTTGGAGCTGAAAGAAAAAGATATCATGACTGTTTAA
- a CDS encoding ABC transporter permease, whose protein sequence is MWLLALAWKNMWRNRSRTLISMAAVFFAVVLSVFAESLKKGVFDNLVKNVVGFYVGYMQVHRSGYWDEQTLDNAFADEPALAARIVQQGNLAAVAPRLESFALASSEATTKGCLVVGIDPAQESRVTGLEQKVATGSYLQANDRAVLLGEGLAKRLQLGINDTLVLIGQGYHGATAAGKYLIKGLLKFGAPNLNDQVLFMPLAAAQDLYAAEGLITSYVLLPQNSSDLQTLAAKLRQLLGKDYEVMNWGEMLPDIKQHIETDSNNMKYVQGVLYMLVTFGIFGTLLLMMMERRFEMGMLVAIGMSKVRLMALVVAETVLTVLAGCVLGLLASLLPVYYFSLYPLRFGGETAEAYKRFGFEPIFPTATHPSIFLGQGLTVLIIGLVLAAYPAWKALQLDPVTAMKR, encoded by the coding sequence ATGTGGCTTTTAGCACTTGCATGGAAAAATATGTGGCGTAACCGCAGCCGGACGCTTATTTCTATGGCTGCCGTTTTTTTCGCCGTCGTGCTTTCAGTTTTTGCCGAAAGCCTGAAAAAAGGCGTTTTTGATAATCTGGTCAAAAATGTGGTTGGGTTTTATGTGGGCTACATGCAGGTGCATCGCAGCGGCTATTGGGACGAGCAAACTCTGGACAACGCCTTTGCCGATGAACCCGCACTGGCGGCACGTATTGTGCAACAGGGCAATCTGGCGGCTGTTGCGCCGCGTCTGGAATCGTTCGCGCTGGCATCTTCCGAGGCCACTACCAAAGGCTGCCTTGTTGTAGGCATTGACCCCGCGCAGGAAAGCCGCGTAACGGGTTTGGAACAGAAAGTAGCCACAGGAAGCTACCTGCAAGCCAATGACCGCGCCGTTTTGCTGGGCGAAGGGTTGGCGAAACGGCTGCAATTGGGCATCAACGATACGCTGGTGCTCATTGGGCAGGGCTATCACGGGGCAACGGCAGCGGGCAAATACCTCATCAAAGGGCTGCTCAAATTCGGTGCGCCCAACCTGAACGACCAAGTGCTGTTTATGCCACTGGCCGCTGCGCAGGACTTGTACGCTGCCGAAGGACTGATTACTTCTTACGTTCTGCTGCCGCAAAATTCCAGTGATTTACAGACACTTGCAGCAAAATTGCGCCAGCTGCTGGGCAAAGACTACGAAGTGATGAACTGGGGCGAAATGCTGCCCGACATTAAGCAACACATAGAAACGGACAGCAACAACATGAAATATGTGCAGGGTGTGCTTTACATGCTGGTTACATTCGGTATTTTCGGCACTTTGCTGCTGATGATGATGGAACGCCGCTTTGAAATGGGCATGTTGGTCGCAATTGGCATGAGCAAGGTGCGGCTGATGGCGCTTGTAGTGGCTGAAACGGTGCTGACGGTGCTGGCAGGATGCGTGCTGGGGCTGCTGGCAAGTCTGTTGCCTGTGTATTATTTCAGCCTGTACCCGCTGCGCTTTGGCGGCGAAACTGCCGAAGCCTATAAACGCTTTGGCTTTGAGCCGATATTCCCGACGGCAACGCATCCGTCCATTTTTTTGGGGCAGGGACTGACCGTACTCATCATCGGGTTAGTGCTGGCAGCCTATCCCGCATGGAAGGCGCTGCAATTAGACCCTGTAACCGCAATGAAGCGCTAA
- a CDS encoding S9 family peptidase, with protein sequence MLAFVSNVSAQGRQPRSAAGQQTISKKPLHHGVYDSWKEIAETQIANNGQFAVFAINPQEGDGKLLIKNLTNNQEDSVPRASGSRISFDGTHVVFRIKPPFELMKNLRRQKKKREEMPRDTLGIYDVASRRTVRIGEMQSFKIPEKAGGWLAYQLEPALPAKPAANNAKADTAKAAKPTKAPKKESADNGSKLVLRNLKTGKETVFPFVTDYNFAVYGQALTFATTGNDSTLLPGVYRYDLAKEQLQRIASGKGKYKGLSISEDGAGIGFMANRDTAKNAKYSYALCVWQNGQDTARIVAAQGADFMPKDWIINENAGLRFSKNGKRFFFGTSPKPLEADTTLLPEEVVQVDIWNWQDGYIQPQQKVRLEQDKKRSYMAVYHLPENKLVQLGDANFPTINVGDEGNSVWAIAENNQPYITEVSWNWNADSDIYLINVTDGSRKLLAKGVKANPALSPQATYAYWFNATDTALYAYHIGSDKLFKVSNDKRWVDEENDSPDYPRPYGVAGWTENDREIWVNDRYDIWAINPQNGQMRNLTKDGRTKRLTYRYVRLDNEERFIDSTKPALLRTFSEISKENGFARMESGWQPVALLSSEHTFGNIIKAKNADKLLVTRGNFNEFPDLYVTDLSFANLRRVSNANPQQAAYLWGTVELVKWTSDDGIPLEGLLYKPENFDATKKYPMIVYYYERNSENLYQHHAPSPGRSIINFSYYTSNGYVVFVPDIVYKIGYPGESAYNCIMPGVMKILAKGFIDPQRIGLQGHSWGGYQTAYMITRTNLFRAAEAGAPVVNMTSAYGGIRWESGLSRIHQYEHTQSRIGGTLWEKPLHFLENSPLFYAPKVNTPVLMMHNDDDGAVPWYQGIEFFMALKRLQKPVWMLNYNGEKHGLTQRKNRKDFTIRMSQFFDHYLKGAPMPAWMEKGVPMTEKSINLGY encoded by the coding sequence ATGTTAGCTTTTGTGTCTAATGTATCGGCGCAGGGCAGACAGCCGCGCAGTGCCGCCGGGCAGCAGACTATTAGCAAAAAACCGCTCCACCACGGCGTTTATGACAGTTGGAAAGAAATTGCCGAAACACAAATAGCCAACAACGGGCAATTTGCGGTTTTTGCCATCAATCCGCAAGAGGGCGACGGGAAACTGCTCATCAAAAACCTGACCAACAATCAGGAAGACTCTGTGCCGCGGGCTTCGGGTTCGCGCATCAGTTTTGATGGAACACATGTGGTTTTTCGCATCAAACCGCCGTTTGAGCTGATGAAAAATCTGCGCCGACAAAAGAAAAAGCGCGAAGAAATGCCGCGCGATACGCTGGGCATCTACGATGTAGCAAGCCGCCGTACCGTTCGCATCGGAGAAATGCAATCGTTCAAAATACCTGAAAAAGCGGGCGGATGGTTGGCCTATCAGTTAGAGCCTGCACTGCCTGCCAAACCTGCTGCCAACAACGCCAAAGCCGATACGGCCAAAGCGGCAAAACCTACCAAAGCTCCCAAAAAAGAGAGTGCCGACAACGGCTCCAAATTGGTGCTTCGCAACCTGAAAACGGGCAAAGAAACCGTTTTCCCCTTCGTTACGGACTATAATTTTGCCGTGTATGGTCAGGCGCTGACCTTTGCCACCACAGGCAACGACAGCACACTGCTGCCCGGCGTATATCGCTACGACTTGGCCAAAGAGCAATTGCAGCGCATTGCATCGGGCAAAGGCAAATACAAAGGGCTTTCCATCAGCGAAGACGGCGCGGGCATCGGCTTTATGGCTAACCGCGACACAGCCAAAAATGCGAAGTACAGCTATGCGCTTTGCGTTTGGCAAAACGGACAGGACACGGCGCGGATAGTTGCCGCACAGGGTGCGGATTTTATGCCCAAAGACTGGATTATCAACGAAAATGCCGGCCTCCGCTTTTCTAAAAACGGCAAACGCTTCTTCTTCGGCACATCGCCCAAGCCTTTGGAAGCCGACACGACGCTATTGCCCGAGGAGGTAGTACAGGTAGATATTTGGAACTGGCAGGACGGCTACATTCAGCCGCAGCAAAAAGTGCGCTTAGAGCAGGACAAAAAGCGCAGCTACATGGCCGTTTACCATTTGCCCGAGAACAAATTGGTACAACTTGGCGATGCTAACTTTCCCACTATCAACGTAGGCGACGAGGGCAACTCCGTATGGGCAATAGCCGAAAATAATCAGCCCTACATTACCGAGGTAAGCTGGAACTGGAACGCCGACAGCGATATTTACCTCATCAATGTTACCGACGGCAGCCGTAAACTCCTTGCCAAAGGTGTGAAAGCCAACCCTGCCCTTTCGCCGCAGGCTACCTATGCGTACTGGTTCAATGCCACCGACACGGCACTCTACGCCTACCATATCGGCAGCGATAAACTCTTCAAAGTTTCTAATGACAAGCGTTGGGTAGATGAAGAAAATGATTCGCCTGATTATCCGCGCCCGTATGGTGTAGCAGGATGGACAGAAAATGACCGCGAAATATGGGTAAATGACCGCTACGATATCTGGGCGATTAATCCGCAAAACGGCCAGATGCGTAACCTGACCAAAGACGGCAGAACCAAGCGATTGACCTATCGCTATGTGCGCTTAGACAACGAAGAACGCTTCATTGACAGCACAAAACCCGCTTTGCTGCGCACTTTCAGCGAAATATCAAAAGAAAACGGCTTTGCCCGCATGGAGTCCGGTTGGCAGCCTGTGGCACTGCTAAGCTCCGAACACACATTCGGCAACATAATAAAAGCCAAAAATGCCGATAAACTGCTGGTTACTCGCGGCAACTTCAACGAATTTCCCGATTTGTATGTAACCGATTTGAGTTTTGCCAATTTGCGCCGCGTCAGCAATGCCAACCCGCAGCAGGCAGCCTATCTGTGGGGAACAGTGGAGCTGGTAAAATGGACTTCCGATGACGGCATTCCATTGGAAGGGCTGCTCTACAAGCCCGAAAACTTTGATGCAACAAAGAAGTATCCGATGATTGTTTATTACTACGAGCGCAATTCGGAAAACCTCTATCAGCACCATGCGCCTTCTCCGGGGCGTTCCATTATCAATTTCAGCTACTATACAAGCAACGGCTATGTGGTTTTTGTACCCGATATTGTCTATAAAATCGGCTATCCGGGCGAAAGTGCATACAACTGTATCATGCCGGGCGTAATGAAGATACTTGCCAAAGGTTTCATAGACCCGCAGCGCATCGGTTTGCAGGGGCACAGTTGGGGTGGCTACCAAACGGCTTACATGATTACGCGTACCAACCTGTTCCGCGCGGCAGAAGCGGGCGCACCTGTGGTAAATATGACCAGTGCCTACGGCGGCATTCGTTGGGAAAGCGGCCTGAGCCGTATCCACCAGTATGAACATACGCAAAGCCGTATTGGTGGCACTTTGTGGGAAAAACCGCTCCACTTCCTCGAGAACTCTCCGCTGTTTTATGCGCCCAAAGTGAATACTCCCGTACTGATGATGCACAACGACGACGACGGTGCAGTACCTTGGTATCAAGGCATTGAGTTCTTCATGGCATTGAAGCGCCTGCAAAAGCCCGTATGGATGCTTAACTACAACGGTGAAAAACACGGCCTTACCCAGCGCAAAAACCGCAAAGATTTCACCATCCGCATGTCGCAATTCTTTGACCACTACCTAAAAGGTGCTCCCATGCCTGCATGGATGGAAAAAGGCGTGCCCATGACGGAAAAGAGCATTAATCTGGGCTATTAG
- a CDS encoding SPOR domain-containing protein: protein MRKVFRIAILFVAWTVSGMAFLPLAAQRQSATVSAKVVALGASDNWNAAAHNSLPPGTVLHASHAANNRQVVLKVVRKLPKNLPYAMEISQAAADSLGITGAEATLRIEYSPAKLPRSGQVVADAYREVNANRPQTDKKERVYYDNEEIPAAPATQPSQETSAQPVATTTKPPAKNNSKSSASSARSVGKNMPDKTKGKTGKQEPFAQAGTYNTRGIKVAVKGFGLQLHAFNESAKAVKEAVNLEKKKLGKVYIQVAGSGSKVSYRVIVGEYPNKGAAEKAAKEMKTKHQLQAIIKPHL from the coding sequence ATGCGAAAGGTTTTTCGGATAGCAATATTATTTGTTGCATGGACGGTATCGGGCATGGCATTTTTGCCATTGGCCGCCCAGCGCCAATCGGCGACGGTCAGTGCAAAGGTGGTAGCCCTCGGCGCATCCGACAACTGGAATGCAGCCGCACATAACAGCCTGCCGCCCGGTACGGTACTTCATGCAAGCCATGCGGCCAATAACAGGCAGGTAGTGCTAAAAGTGGTCAGAAAATTACCCAAAAACCTGCCCTATGCCATGGAAATTTCGCAAGCAGCAGCCGACTCGCTGGGCATTACCGGAGCGGAAGCCACACTCCGCATAGAATACAGCCCCGCCAAACTTCCCAGAAGCGGACAAGTGGTTGCCGATGCCTACCGCGAAGTGAATGCCAACCGTCCGCAAACCGACAAAAAGGAACGGGTATATTACGACAACGAGGAAATACCTGCTGCGCCTGCCACACAGCCGTCGCAGGAAACATCGGCGCAACCCGTGGCAACAACAACCAAACCCCCAGCCAAGAACAACAGTAAGTCATCCGCTTCGTCGGCTCGGAGCGTAGGGAAAAATATGCCCGATAAAACCAAAGGGAAAACAGGCAAGCAAGAACCTTTTGCACAAGCAGGCACTTACAATACTCGCGGCATAAAAGTTGCCGTAAAAGGTTTTGGACTGCAACTGCACGCATTTAACGAGTCTGCCAAAGCCGTTAAAGAAGCCGTCAATTTGGAGAAGAAAAAATTAGGCAAGGTGTACATACAAGTTGCCGGCTCGGGAAGCAAGGTAAGTTATCGCGTGATTGTAGGAGAATATCCTAACAAAGGTGCAGCCGAAAAAGCAGCCAAAGAGATGAAAACCAAACATCAATTGCAAGCCATCATTAAACCGCATTTATAA
- a CDS encoding ABC transporter ATP-binding protein: protein MTNTVIDAHNISKIYNADTIPVYAVNNVHLHINRGEFTALVGPSGSGKTTLLNLIGGLDSPNQGNIFINGVDITRMSAGELINFRLHNIGFVFQSFNLIPVLTARENAEFVMLLQGADKTQREARMKQLFREIGMEDKLDSTPAQLSGGQQQRVAVARALASKPQFVLADEPTANLDSKSAANLLDIMARLNQEENITFLFSTHDPRVIERARRVITLVDGRIVSDSAVVDTAHAH, encoded by the coding sequence ATGACAAACACAGTAATTGACGCACACAACATCAGCAAAATTTACAATGCCGATACCATCCCCGTTTATGCAGTCAATAATGTGCATTTGCACATCAATCGGGGGGAATTTACCGCGCTGGTAGGGCCTTCGGGGTCGGGTAAAACGACGCTGCTCAACCTAATCGGCGGATTAGACAGCCCCAATCAGGGCAATATCTTTATCAATGGCGTAGATATTACCCGCATGAGCGCCGGCGAACTTATCAACTTTCGGTTGCATAATATCGGCTTTGTATTCCAATCCTTCAACCTCATTCCCGTGCTGACCGCCCGCGAGAATGCCGAGTTTGTGATGCTGCTGCAAGGTGCGGACAAAACCCAACGCGAGGCACGCATGAAGCAACTGTTCCGCGAAATCGGGATGGAAGACAAATTAGACAGCACCCCTGCGCAACTGTCGGGCGGACAGCAACAGCGCGTGGCGGTTGCCCGTGCGCTGGCTTCCAAGCCACAGTTCGTACTGGCAGACGAACCAACCGCCAATCTGGATTCCAAATCTGCCGCCAATTTGCTGGACATCATGGCGCGGCTCAATCAGGAAGAAAACATCACGTTTCTGTTTTCCACCCACGACCCGCGAGTGATTGAGCGGGCGCGGCGCGTCATCACGCTGGTGGACGGGCGTATTGTGTCAGATTCGGCAGTAGTGGATACCGCACACGCGCATTAG
- a CDS encoding ABC transporter permease, producing MIIWLMAWRNIWRNKMRSLVIMFSIALGLFAGIAVLALYKGMMKSRIRTVIDEEIGHLQIHQPQFKDDYEPVFLIPDAEKIVRQLQALPQVKQVALRSLAQGMLSTPTGSTGVQINGIVPEEEYDFSSLRQKIAEGEGFNPEKRNQVLIGRKLADKMKLKTGSKLVLTFTDTANNIVAGAFRVAAVFQSTNTALDERNVYVRQSELNALLGIGEGVHEIAVLLHRDEDVAPVLTQIRQQTAPLRCESWQEISPETNLMVKTVDDYSYIIMIIIMVALAFGIVNTMLMAIMERTREIGMMAALGTGRLRIFLLVLTETVLLTLAGAPVGIAIGWAVSTYYSYKGLNLAGMGEDMMGSFGFRTMVYPEFPGERIVSVLIIVVATALIASILPAVKALRMKPIDALRN from the coding sequence ATGATTATTTGGTTGATGGCATGGCGAAATATTTGGCGCAATAAAATGCGCAGTTTAGTGATTATGTTTTCCATTGCGCTGGGATTATTTGCAGGCATTGCGGTGCTGGCACTCTACAAAGGCATGATGAAAAGCCGCATCCGAACGGTGATTGACGAGGAAATCGGGCACTTGCAAATCCATCAGCCGCAGTTTAAGGATGACTACGAACCTGTTTTCCTCATTCCCGATGCGGAAAAAATTGTGCGGCAATTGCAGGCGCTGCCGCAGGTGAAGCAAGTCGCTTTGCGCAGCCTTGCACAAGGGATGCTTTCCACGCCGACAGGCAGCACGGGCGTACAAATCAACGGCATCGTACCCGAAGAGGAATATGATTTTTCATCATTGAGACAAAAAATAGCGGAAGGTGAAGGTTTCAACCCCGAAAAGCGCAATCAGGTGCTGATTGGCAGGAAGTTAGCCGATAAAATGAAGCTGAAAACAGGCAGTAAATTAGTGCTTACTTTCACCGACACTGCCAATAACATCGTAGCGGGGGCTTTTCGTGTGGCGGCTGTTTTCCAAAGTACCAACACCGCCCTTGACGAGCGCAACGTGTATGTGCGCCAAAGCGAACTGAACGCACTGCTAGGCATCGGTGAGGGGGTGCATGAAATAGCTGTGCTGCTGCATCGCGACGAAGATGTAGCGCCTGTGCTGACCCAAATCAGGCAGCAAACCGCGCCGCTGCGCTGCGAATCGTGGCAGGAAATTTCACCTGAAACCAACCTGATGGTCAAAACGGTGGACGATTATTCTTACATTATTATGATTATCATCATGGTTGCACTGGCGTTTGGCATCGTCAATACCATGCTGATGGCAATTATGGAACGCACCCGCGAAATTGGTATGATGGCGGCGCTGGGGACGGGTAGGCTGCGCATTTTTCTGCTGGTATTGACCGAAACCGTGCTGCTCACGCTGGCAGGTGCACCCGTCGGCATCGCGATTGGCTGGGCGGTAAGCACCTATTACAGCTACAAGGGGCTGAATCTGGCAGGTATGGGCGAAGACATGATGGGCAGTTTCGGCTTCCGCACCATGGTTTACCCCGAATTTCCGGGCGAAAGAATCGTCAGCGTTCTAATCATCGTGGTAGCTACCGCACTGATTGCAAGCATATTACCGGCCGTCAAAGCCCTGCGCATGAAACCGATTGACGCATTGCGCAATTGA